One stretch of Roseovarius mucosus DNA includes these proteins:
- a CDS encoding DUF5337 domain-containing protein, which translates to MMQAMRGQDRDRQMARKGRTVGVVIAATMLIWMAAQWLGAQMGWPIRFVFLFDLAAIAAFIWALVVTYQIWRLRRDNQG; encoded by the coding sequence ATGATGCAAGCGATGCGCGGGCAAGACAGAGACAGGCAAATGGCACGCAAGGGCCGCACCGTGGGTGTGGTGATTGCGGCGACCATGCTGATCTGGATGGCGGCGCAATGGCTGGGCGCGCAGATGGGATGGCCGATCCGGTTCGTCTTTCTGTTCGATCTGGCCGCCATCGCCGCCTTTATCTGGGCGTTGGTGGTGACTTATCAAATCTGGCGCTTGCGCCGGGATAATCAGGGGTAG
- the nuoG gene encoding NADH-quinone oxidoreductase subunit NuoG: protein MADLRKIIIDDQEIEVEGAMTLIQACEQAGVEVPRFCYHERLSIAGNCRMCLVEVVGGPPKPAASCAMQVKDLRPGPDGTPPVVKTNSPMVKKAREGVMEFLLINHPLDCPICDQGGECDLQDQAMAYGVDFSRYREPKRASEDLDLGPLVETHMTRCISCTRCVRFTSEVAGIMQMGQTGRGEDAEITSYLGQTLNSNLQGNIIDLCPVGALVSKPYAFTARPWELTKTETIDVMDALGSNIRVDCKGREVMRILPRNHDGVNEEWISDKTRFVWDGLRRQRLDRPYIRENGKLRVATWPEALAKVAGAIKGAKKLAGLVGDLVPVEAAFALKALIEGQGGHVECRTDSARLPAGNRSGYVGNVRIEDLDTAKNVVLIGTDPRVEAPVLNARLRKAWIKGANITLVGPKVDLTYDYTHAGTDRAALGGLSVPEDTIVIVGMGALREDDGAAVLAAAMALSGRMLVLHTAAGRVGAMDVGAVTEGGLEAAIDGADVIYNLGADEVDIAAGPLVIYQGSHGDRGAHRADVILPGAAYTEEQGLFVNTEGRPQLALRAGFAPGDAKENWAILRALSGELGAVLPYDSIAQLRQALVKAVPHLKKVDQVPANDWQPLETSALGKADFRLAIADFYLTNPIARASELMAELSANAKARGTQPMAAE, encoded by the coding sequence ATGGCTGACCTACGCAAGATCATCATCGACGATCAAGAGATCGAGGTCGAGGGCGCAATGACCCTCATTCAGGCTTGTGAACAGGCCGGGGTCGAAGTGCCGCGTTTTTGCTATCACGAGCGTCTGTCGATTGCTGGGAATTGCCGGATGTGTCTGGTCGAGGTCGTGGGCGGGCCGCCGAAACCGGCCGCAAGCTGTGCCATGCAGGTCAAGGATCTGCGGCCCGGCCCGGATGGCACGCCGCCGGTGGTCAAGACCAACAGCCCCATGGTCAAGAAGGCCCGCGAGGGGGTGATGGAGTTTCTGCTTATCAACCACCCGCTGGATTGCCCGATCTGCGATCAGGGCGGCGAGTGCGACTTGCAGGATCAGGCCATGGCCTATGGCGTTGATTTCAGCCGCTACCGCGAACCCAAGCGGGCGAGCGAGGATCTTGATCTTGGCCCGCTGGTCGAGACCCATATGACGCGCTGCATCTCTTGCACGCGCTGTGTGCGCTTCACCTCTGAGGTGGCCGGCATCATGCAGATGGGCCAGACCGGGCGCGGTGAAGATGCCGAGATCACCAGCTATCTGGGTCAAACGCTCAATAGCAATTTGCAGGGCAATATCATCGACCTGTGTCCGGTGGGGGCGCTTGTAAGCAAGCCTTATGCCTTTACCGCGCGCCCGTGGGAATTGACCAAGACCGAGACCATCGACGTGATGGACGCGCTTGGCAGCAATATCCGCGTTGATTGCAAGGGGCGCGAGGTGATGCGCATCCTGCCGCGCAATCATGACGGCGTGAACGAGGAATGGATTTCCGACAAGACACGGTTTGTCTGGGACGGGTTGCGGCGTCAGCGCCTGGACCGGCCCTATATCCGGGAGAATGGCAAGCTGCGGGTGGCCACATGGCCCGAGGCCTTGGCCAAGGTGGCAGGTGCCATCAAGGGGGCCAAGAAACTGGCCGGTTTGGTGGGCGATCTTGTGCCGGTCGAGGCGGCCTTTGCGCTCAAGGCGTTGATCGAGGGGCAGGGTGGCCATGTGGAATGCCGCACTGACAGTGCCCGTCTGCCCGCAGGCAATCGCAGCGGCTATGTTGGGAATGTCCGTATCGAGGATCTTGATACGGCCAAGAATGTGGTGCTGATTGGCACCGATCCTCGGGTTGAAGCGCCGGTGCTGAATGCGCGTTTGCGCAAGGCGTGGATCAAGGGGGCCAATATCACGCTGGTTGGCCCCAAGGTTGATCTTACCTATGACTACACCCATGCGGGCACGGATCGTGCCGCGCTTGGCGGGCTGAGCGTGCCTGAGGATACGATTGTCATCGTCGGCATGGGCGCACTGCGCGAGGACGATGGCGCGGCGGTGCTGGCTGCGGCGATGGCGCTGTCTGGCCGGATGCTCGTGCTGCATACTGCGGCCGGGCGTGTTGGTGCGATGGATGTGGGCGCTGTGACCGAGGGTGGGCTAGAGGCCGCAATCGACGGCGCCGATGTGATCTATAACCTTGGGGCGGATGAGGTTGATATCGCGGCGGGGCCGTTGGTGATCTATCAGGGCAGCCATGGTGATCGCGGCGCGCATCGCGCCGATGTGATCCTGCCGGGCGCTGCCTATACCGAGGAGCAGGGGCTGTTCGTCAATACCGAAGGTCGCCCGCAATTGGCGTTGCGCGCCGGTTTTGCCCCCGGTGACGCCAAGGAAAACTGGGCCATTCTTCGGGCGCTGAGTGGCGAATTGGGCGCGGTTCTGCCCTATGACAGCATCGCGCAGTTGCGTCAGGCGCTGGTCAAGGCGGTGCCGCATCTCAAGAAGGTGGATCAGGTGCCCGCGAATGACTGGCAACCGCTGGAAACATCCGCGCTTGGCAAGGCTGATTTCCGGTTGGCGATTGCGGATTTCTACCTAACCAACCCGATTGCCCGCGCGAGCGAGCTGATGGCGGAATTGAGTGCCAATGCCAAGGCGCGTGGCACGCAACCGATGGCGGCAGAGTGA
- the nuoI gene encoding NADH-quinone oxidoreductase subunit NuoI: MTKIDYGRAAGYFLLSDFFKGFKLGLKYFFAPKATLNYPHEKGPLSPRFRGEHALRRYPNGEERCIACKLCEAICPAQAITIDAEPRDDGSRRTTRYDIDMTKCIYCGFCQEACPVDAIVEGPNFEFATETREELFYDKARLLANGDRWEAEIARNLEMDAPYR, translated from the coding sequence ATGACCAAGATAGATTACGGCCGTGCGGCGGGGTATTTCCTGCTCTCCGACTTCTTCAAAGGGTTCAAGCTGGGGCTGAAATACTTTTTCGCGCCCAAGGCCACGCTCAACTATCCGCATGAAAAGGGGCCGCTGTCGCCGCGCTTTCGCGGAGAGCATGCGTTGCGCCGCTATCCCAATGGGGAAGAGCGCTGTATCGCGTGCAAGCTGTGCGAGGCCATTTGCCCCGCACAGGCCATCACCATTGATGCAGAGCCGCGCGACGACGGCAGCCGCCGGACCACGCGCTATGACATCGACATGACGAAATGCATCTATTGCGGCTTCTGCCAAGAGGCCTGCCCGGTTGATGCTATCGTCGAAGGGCCGAATTTCGAGTTTGCCACCGAGACCCGCGAAGAGTTGTTCTATGACAAGGCGCGGCTCTTGGCGAACGGCGACCGTTGGGAGGCCGAGATTGCCCGCAACCTAGAGATGGATGCACCCTACCGATGA
- the nuoH gene encoding NADH-quinone oxidoreductase subunit NuoH, translating to MAEFFTTPLGTFVIILAQCLAVVGFVMVSLLFLVYGDRKIWAAVQMRRGPNVVGTWGLLQTVADALKYVVKEVVVPAGADKAVFMLAPMTSFVLAVLAWAVIPMNEGWVLSDINVAVLFVFAVSSLEVYGVIMGGWASNSKYPFLGSLRSAAQMISYEVSLGLIIIGVIISTGSLNFSAIVGAQDTAYGFFGWYWLPHLPMVFLFFISALAETNRPPFDLPEAESELVAGYQVEYSSTPFLLFMAGEYIAIFLMCALMSLLFFGGWLSPIPGLPDGVLWMIGKMAFFFFLFAMVKAITPRYRYDQLMRIGWKVFLPMSLGWVVIVAFLAKFEVLGGFWARWAIGG from the coding sequence ATGGCTGAATTCTTTACAACCCCGCTGGGAACCTTCGTGATCATCCTGGCACAATGCCTTGCGGTGGTGGGCTTTGTCATGGTCTCGCTCTTGTTCCTTGTCTATGGCGACCGCAAGATCTGGGCCGCCGTGCAGATGCGCCGGGGTCCGAACGTCGTGGGCACCTGGGGCCTGTTGCAGACGGTGGCGGATGCGCTGAAATACGTGGTCAAAGAGGTCGTGGTTCCGGCGGGGGCCGACAAGGCCGTGTTCATGCTGGCCCCGATGACGAGTTTCGTTCTGGCGGTGCTGGCTTGGGCCGTTATTCCGATGAATGAAGGCTGGGTGCTGTCGGATATCAACGTGGCGGTGCTCTTTGTTTTCGCGGTGTCCTCGCTTGAGGTTTATGGCGTGATCATGGGGGGCTGGGCGTCAAACTCCAAATACCCATTCCTCGGCTCTTTGCGCTCTGCTGCGCAGATGATTTCCTATGAGGTGTCGCTGGGCTTGATCATCATTGGTGTGATTATTTCGACCGGATCGCTTAACTTCAGTGCCATCGTGGGTGCGCAGGATACGGCCTATGGGTTCTTTGGCTGGTATTGGCTGCCGCATTTGCCGATGGTGTTCCTGTTCTTTATCAGCGCATTAGCCGAGACCAACCGCCCGCCGTTCGACCTGCCTGAGGCGGAATCCGAGTTGGTGGCTGGCTATCAGGTGGAATATTCCTCGACGCCGTTCCTTTTGTTCATGGCGGGGGAATATATCGCGATTTTCCTGATGTGCGCATTGATGAGCCTGCTGTTTTTCGGCGGCTGGCTGTCGCCCATTCCGGGCCTGCCGGATGGCGTGCTGTGGATGATTGGCAAGATGGCGTTTTTCTTCTTCCTCTTCGCCATGGTCAAGGCGATCACGCCGCGCTACCGCTACGATCAGCTTATGCGGATCGGTTGGAAAGTGTTCCTGCCCATGTCCTTGGGCTGGGTGGTGATCGTGGCGTTTCTTGCGAAATTCGAAGTGCTGGGCGGCTTTTGGGCCCGCTGGGCGATTGGAGGCTGA
- the nuoF gene encoding NADH-quinone oxidoreductase subunit NuoF translates to MLKDQDRIFTNLYGMHDRSLKGALARGHWDGTAKILQNGRDWIVNQMKASGLRGRGGAGFPTGLKWSFMPKESDGRPSYLVVNADESEPGTCKDREIMRHDPHTLIEGCLIASFAMNAHACYIYIRGEYIREKEALQTAIDEAYAAGLVGKNACKSGWDFDIYLHHGAGAYICGEETALLESLEGKKGMPRMKPPFPAGAGLYGCPTTVNNVESIAVVPTILRRGPEWFSGFGRPNNSGTKLFAISGHVNNPCVVEEAMSITFEELIEKHCGGIRGGWDNLKAVIPGGSSVPCIRGEFMREAIMDFDYLREQRSGLGTAAVIVMDKSTDMIKAIWRLSKFYKHESCGQCTPCREGTGWMMRVMDRLVRGEAEVEEIDMLLDVTKQVEGHTICALGDAAAWPIQGLIRNFRDEIEDRIKAKRTGRVSAVAAE, encoded by the coding sequence ATGCTCAAGGACCAGGACCGTATCTTTACCAATCTCTACGGGATGCATGATCGCAGCCTCAAGGGGGCCTTGGCGCGTGGGCATTGGGATGGCACGGCCAAGATATTGCAGAACGGGCGTGACTGGATCGTGAACCAGATGAAGGCCAGCGGGCTGCGCGGGCGCGGCGGCGCGGGCTTTCCAACGGGCCTGAAATGGTCGTTCATGCCCAAGGAAAGCGACGGGCGGCCATCCTATCTGGTGGTGAATGCGGATGAATCCGAGCCGGGCACCTGCAAAGACCGCGAGATCATGCGCCATGATCCCCATACGCTGATCGAAGGGTGTTTGATCGCGTCCTTCGCGATGAATGCGCATGCCTGCTATATCTATATTCGCGGCGAATATATACGCGAGAAAGAGGCGCTCCAGACCGCGATTGACGAGGCTTATGCCGCCGGTCTGGTGGGCAAGAACGCCTGCAAATCCGGCTGGGATTTCGACATCTACCTGCATCATGGCGCGGGCGCCTATATCTGTGGCGAGGAAACGGCCCTGCTTGAAAGCCTTGAGGGCAAGAAGGGCATGCCCCGGATGAAGCCGCCGTTCCCGGCGGGGGCGGGTCTTTATGGTTGCCCGACGACGGTGAACAATGTGGAATCGATTGCGGTGGTGCCCACAATCCTGCGGCGCGGGCCAGAGTGGTTTTCAGGCTTTGGCCGACCCAACAATTCGGGCACCAAGCTTTTTGCGATTTCGGGACATGTGAATAACCCCTGCGTGGTTGAAGAGGCCATGTCGATCACGTTCGAGGAATTGATCGAGAAACATTGCGGCGGCATTCGCGGCGGTTGGGACAACCTCAAGGCGGTTATTCCCGGCGGGTCGTCTGTGCCCTGTATTCGCGGCGAATTCATGCGCGAGGCGATCATGGATTTTGATTACCTGCGCGAGCAGCGGTCGGGCCTTGGCACCGCAGCGGTGATCGTGATGGATAAATCGACCGATATGATCAAGGCGATCTGGCGGCTCTCGAAATTCTACAAGCATGAAAGCTGTGGACAGTGCACGCCCTGCCGGGAGGGCACCGGCTGGATGATGCGGGTCATGGATCGTCTGGTTCGGGGCGAGGCGGAGGTCGAGGAAATCGACATGCTGCTTGACGTGACCAAGCAGGTTGAGGGCCACACAATCTGCGCGCTTGGCGATGCGGCGGCGTGGCCCATTCAGGGCCTTATCCGCAACTTCCGCGACGAGATCGAGGACCGGATCAAGGCCAAACGCACCGGTCGCGTCAGCGCAGTGGCGGCGGAATGA
- a CDS encoding NADH:ubiquinone oxidoreductase: MSDTSKLSTCQIISWGLALLSGVLVIWSTSGAVGFFAALLLGLAFAVFFGLVITGLVCTGYNAGDRGIEVRDVEATLRDMTGITGYKAPDVEEEAPAPAASPVASPAQSASVSVAAAPVEVEAEADAEGTKPAALAAPRDGAADDLKQIKGVGPKLEVLCHELGFYHFDQIAGWSAAEVAWVDQNLKGFKGRVSRDNWVEQAKILAAGGETEFSNRVAHGGVYEE; encoded by the coding sequence ATGTCTGATACGTCGAAACTGAGCACTTGCCAGATCATAAGCTGGGGCCTCGCGCTCTTGTCTGGGGTTCTGGTGATCTGGTCCACATCCGGAGCGGTTGGGTTCTTTGCCGCGCTTTTGTTGGGGCTGGCCTTTGCGGTGTTCTTTGGTCTGGTCATCACCGGTCTGGTCTGCACCGGCTATAACGCTGGGGATCGCGGGATCGAGGTGCGGGATGTCGAGGCGACGTTGCGGGATATGACGGGGATTACCGGCTACAAGGCGCCGGATGTCGAGGAGGAGGCCCCAGCACCTGCCGCCTCTCCGGTGGCCTCTCCGGCGCAATCGGCGTCTGTGAGTGTGGCGGCGGCACCGGTTGAGGTGGAAGCAGAGGCAGATGCAGAGGGCACGAAGCCTGCGGCGCTTGCGGCCCCGCGTGATGGTGCGGCGGATGATCTCAAGCAGATCAAGGGCGTAGGGCCCAAACTTGAAGTACTGTGTCACGAACTGGGCTTTTATCACTTTGACCAGATCGCGGGCTGGTCGGCAGCAGAGGTTGCGTGGGTCGATCAGAACCTTAAAGGGTTCAAGGGCCGGGTCAGCCGGGACAATTGGGTCGAACAGGCCAAGATTCTCGCCGCAGGAGGCGAGACAGAGTTTTCCAATCGCGTCGCACATGGCGGCGTTTACGAGGAATGA
- a CDS encoding carboxymuconolactone decarboxylase family protein produces the protein MSDPSNPFEMMMRQAQEMAKALNPALESFSPKGFETLWPTMPKDFMEMSFGKGLNKEGLDAKTRLLLTLAGLTMLGAQSDTQIRMTVRHALEAGATRDEIAETIAQMAMFAGIPSMTRAMDFAREVMDQGDKEGKDK, from the coding sequence ATGAGCGATCCCAGCAACCCCTTCGAGATGATGATGCGTCAGGCTCAGGAAATGGCCAAGGCGCTCAATCCGGCGCTTGAATCCTTTTCGCCCAAAGGGTTCGAAACGCTGTGGCCAACCATGCCCAAGGATTTCATGGAAATGAGCTTTGGCAAGGGGTTGAACAAGGAGGGGCTGGATGCCAAGACGCGCCTGCTCTTGACCCTTGCCGGGCTGACGATGCTGGGGGCGCAGAGTGACACGCAAATCCGCATGACCGTGCGCCATGCGCTGGAGGCCGGGGCAACCCGTGACGAGATTGCCGAGACCATTGCGCAGATGGCGATGTTCGCCGGCATCCCCTCGATGACGCGCGCCATGGATTTCGCCCGCGAGGTCATGGACCAGGGCGATAAAGAAGGAAAAGACAAATGA
- the nuoK gene encoding NADH-quinone oxidoreductase subunit NuoK, with protein sequence MIGLEHYLTVAAALFVIGIFGLFLNRKNVIILLMSIELMLLSVNINLVAFSSHLGDMVGQVFTLFVLTVAAAEAAIGLAILVCFFRNRGTIAVEDANVMKG encoded by the coding sequence ATGATCGGACTTGAACATTATCTGACGGTGGCGGCAGCGCTGTTCGTCATCGGTATCTTTGGCCTTTTCCTGAACCGCAAGAATGTCATCATCCTGTTGATGTCTATCGAACTTATGCTGCTTTCGGTGAATATCAACCTTGTGGCGTTTTCGTCGCATCTGGGCGATATGGTGGGGCAGGTGTTCACGCTTTTCGTGTTGACCGTTGCCGCCGCAGAGGCCGCGATTGGCCTTGCGATCCTCGTTTGTTTCTTCCGCAATCGCGGCACGATTGCTGTCGAAGATGCCAATGTGATGAAAGGCTGA
- a CDS encoding TM2 domain-containing protein produces MEGKILAYNPKTAKGYISGADGVRYKFRGASFRDNAKKLTKGTAVDFVPNGEFATSIMLGARTSSSSGEKSRITAALLAFFLGFMGIHKFYLGKTGAGVIMLLCFFPGIFLLWIPFGVVRIISFIEFIIYLLKSDEEFEETYVAGDRAWF; encoded by the coding sequence ATGGAAGGCAAGATCCTCGCCTACAACCCTAAGACGGCAAAAGGCTATATCAGCGGCGCCGATGGCGTGAGGTATAAGTTTCGGGGTGCATCCTTTCGCGACAACGCAAAGAAGCTGACCAAGGGAACAGCAGTTGACTTCGTGCCAAATGGTGAGTTTGCGACGTCGATCATGTTGGGTGCGCGCACCTCTTCATCGAGTGGCGAGAAAAGCCGAATAACAGCAGCGCTTCTGGCTTTCTTTCTTGGCTTCATGGGCATTCACAAGTTTTATCTTGGGAAGACCGGTGCTGGAGTGATCATGCTACTGTGTTTTTTCCCTGGGATATTCCTTTTGTGGATACCCTTTGGAGTTGTGCGGATCATCTCGTTTATCGAGTTCATTATTTACCTCTTGAAATCGGATGAAGAGTTTGAAGAAACCTATGTTGCGGGAGACAGAGCATGGTTTTGA
- a CDS encoding NADH-quinone oxidoreductase subunit J translates to MTFAAMAFYLFAVSLLTGGLMTVISRNPVHSVLWLILSFISAAGLFVLLGAEFVAMLLIIVYVGAVAVLFLFVVMMLDVDFAELKAEMAKYMPLALLIGVILLMQFGLAFGNWEMADGAEAARRAVTPEGVENTAALGLLLYDTYFILFQLSGLILLVAMIGAIVLTLRHRTDVKRQDVLAQMYRDPAKAMELRDVKPGQGL, encoded by the coding sequence ATGACGTTTGCGGCCATGGCCTTTTATCTCTTTGCGGTGTCGCTGCTGACCGGCGGGTTGATGACCGTGATCAGCCGCAACCCGGTGCATTCGGTGCTCTGGCTGATCCTGTCGTTCATCAGCGCTGCGGGGCTTTTCGTGCTTTTGGGGGCAGAGTTCGTGGCGATGCTGCTCATTATCGTCTATGTGGGCGCGGTCGCGGTGCTGTTCTTGTTCGTGGTGATGATGCTTGACGTCGATTTCGCCGAGTTGAAGGCGGAAATGGCGAAATACATGCCCTTGGCACTGCTGATCGGGGTGATCCTGCTCATGCAATTCGGGCTGGCGTTCGGCAATTGGGAAATGGCGGATGGGGCCGAGGCGGCGCGCCGCGCGGTGACACCCGAAGGGGTTGAGAATACCGCCGCTTTGGGCCTCTTGCTCTATGATACCTATTTCATCCTGTTCCAGCTTTCGGGTCTGATCCTGTTGGTGGCGATGATCGGGGCGATTGTGCTTACGCTGCGGCATCGCACGGATGTCAAACGGCAGGATGTGCTGGCGCAGATGTACCGTGATCCGGCCAAAGCCATGGAACTGCGGGATGTGAAACCGGGGCAGGGGCTGTAA
- a CDS encoding DUF5333 domain-containing protein, with amino-acid sequence MRMILSFVLSLGLGVSSGVAAVRAGSLAQEADINQGLFYMAVADEIRKRCADISPRVMTAISYMRALKAEAQSRGYTEAEIDAYISDKAEKRKIRGRSDDYIRSMGAMPNDGPSLCDLGRAEIAKQSPIGKFLKAK; translated from the coding sequence ATGCGTATGATCCTGTCTTTTGTCCTAAGCCTTGGTCTGGGTGTTTCGAGCGGCGTGGCCGCTGTGCGTGCCGGATCGCTGGCGCAAGAGGCCGATATCAATCAGGGCCTGTTTTACATGGCGGTCGCCGATGAAATCCGCAAACGCTGTGCTGACATCTCGCCACGGGTTATGACCGCGATTTCTTATATGCGCGCGCTCAAAGCCGAGGCGCAGTCGCGCGGTTACACCGAGGCCGAGATTGACGCCTATATCTCGGACAAAGCCGAGAAGAGAAAGATACGCGGGCGCAGTGACGACTATATCCGGTCGATGGGGGCGATGCCCAATGACGGCCCGAGTCTGTGCGACCTTGGCCGAGCAGAAATCGCGAAACAGAGCCCGATCGGCAAGTTTCTGAAAGCAAAGTGA